One region of Actinomycetes bacterium genomic DNA includes:
- a CDS encoding ABATE domain-containing protein, whose protein sequence is MTLEVPDRVGGRLALDFVNTVDPRHAEDRRDYLASYDALLAWADAAVDELPVGLATLRRMAAADPAVARHAHAKALELREALYRLLTASAGRRRVDTGDLDVVNAAIREATDRVVLRRARGGGVRDAWEREPSLTSPLWPVALDAWSILTEADLGRLRECPGGGDCGWLFLDTSRSGTRRWCDMRTCGNRAKARAHYAKVHPLDLR, encoded by the coding sequence GTGACGCTCGAGGTGCCCGACCGGGTCGGCGGACGTCTCGCGCTCGATTTCGTCAACACCGTCGACCCTCGTCACGCCGAGGACCGGCGCGACTACCTCGCGAGCTACGACGCCCTTCTCGCGTGGGCCGACGCCGCCGTCGACGAGCTTCCCGTCGGGTTAGCGACCTTGCGCCGCATGGCGGCGGCCGATCCGGCCGTCGCACGACACGCGCACGCGAAGGCACTAGAGCTTCGCGAGGCCCTCTACCGGCTGCTTACCGCGTCGGCGGGGCGCCGTCGCGTCGACACCGGCGACCTCGACGTCGTCAACGCCGCGATCCGCGAGGCCACCGACCGCGTGGTCCTGCGCCGTGCCCGTGGCGGGGGTGTCCGCGACGCCTGGGAGCGGGAGCCCTCGCTCACCTCACCGCTATGGCCGGTGGCGCTGGACGCCTGGTCCATCCTCACCGAGGCCGACCTCGGCCGGCTGCGCGAGTGCCCGGGGGGCGGCGACTGCGGCTGGCTGTTCCTCGACACCTCCCGGTCGGGCACCCGCCGCTGGTGCGACATGCGGACGTGCGGGAACCGAGCCAAGGCCCGGGCGCACTACGCGAAGGTTCACCCGCTAGACTTACGGTAG